One region of Serinus canaria isolate serCan28SL12 chromosome 25, serCan2020, whole genome shotgun sequence genomic DNA includes:
- the ICAM5 gene encoding LOW QUALITY PROTEIN: intercellular adhesion molecule 5 (The sequence of the model RefSeq protein was modified relative to this genomic sequence to represent the inferred CDS: deleted 1 base in 1 codon), whose product MGPPGPATRLLPPLVLALAGVARGTFTVVAWPRVAVVAFGGSVTVNCSRSACPGDNATLGLETPLPATPGPGGLRWQSFRLQNVSQWSPGPVTCSGRCGDTEANASAGVLVYQLPERVELEPVPAVAVGDSRNLTCHVREVAPLRNLTVTLRRGTETLRTESFGDAEGSASVAVSHLLTVTRGDHGQDVTCHAELSLRPHGPLFARAAVPVTLSVFALPEPPQLQAPAILEAGTAANASCRVTGAFPAGDLRVTAALDQEPLNVTAAVAGDTVTASTALSPSSLGPRELSCTAAVATAARTARRQLHVYRFPAPTLELSPAPAAAGSEVTVTCHAGATEPPAARLQLRDADGGVLAEGPQPRLQLRLLARRDDDGREFRCRASLAVGDSVVTKDADARLAVLYLPEIPASGCPGNRTWVQGALEALSCRATGNPAPTVVCGRDGVAVATAEPEPVTRSRAGTYLCNATNALGTRSRRVTVRVEYEPTLSESGCPARRVWVEGQRRELECRADGDPPPSTRCARDGGTRDGGTHHGGGTRGRVVTRADGGRYVCRATNRHGVAVRSVIVTVEYQPSLGERGCPERRRWLEGTPAELGCAATGNPPPRVTCAKLGDPANATELGDSQDPPRATPNVTRAHAGTYQCRATNAHGSAVRNVTVAVEYGPAGVTVRVLPSANVTRGSGFTVDCGAEGVPAPTYTWALPPAPNLRLAADNRSVTVTGATTANRGLYTCTASNRHGRRAGSVVVRVDESWLALLAALGALGAAAALGLAAGGGYYLKSTACKKGEYNVRDAEGSSEAACLHRHRDPRAEVFGIQLSPP is encoded by the exons ATGGGCCCCCCCGGCCCGGCCACGCGACTCTTGCCCCCCCTCGTTCTGGCGCTCGCAG GGGTCGCCCGGGGCACCTTCACGGTGGTGGCCTGGCCGCGGGTGGCCGTGGTGGCCTTCGGGGGCTCGGTGACCGTCAACTGCAGCCGCAGCGCCTGCCCGGGGGACAACGCCACGCTGGGGCTCGAGACC CCCTTGCCCGCGACCCCCGGGCCCGGGGGGCTCCGCTGGCAAAGCTTCCGGCTCCAGAACGTGTCCCAGTGGAGCCCCGGCCCCGTCACCTGCTCCGGCCGCTGCGGCGACACCGAGGCCAACGCCAGCGCCGGCGTCCTCGTCTACC AGCTGCCGGAGCGGGTGGAGCTGGAGCCGGTGCCGGCGGTGGCGGTGGGGGACAGCCGGAACCTGACGTGCCACGTGCGGGAGGTGGCCCCGCTGCGGAACCTGACGGTGACGCTGCGGCGCGGGACCGAAACGCTGCGCACCGAGAGCTTCGGCGACGCCGAGGGCAGCGCCAGCGTGGCCGTGAGCCACCTGCTGACCGTCACCCGCGGCGACCACGGCCAGGACGTCACCTGCCACGCCGAGCTGTCCCTGCGGCCGCACGGGCCCCTGTTCGCCCGCGCCGCTGTCCCCGTCACGCTCTCGGTGTTCG CTCTCCcggagcccccccagctccaggccccCGCCATCCTCGAGGCCGGCACCGCGGCCAACGCCAGCTGCCGCGTCACCGGCGCCTTCCCGGCCGGCGACCTCCGCGTCACCGCCGCGCTGGACCAGGAGCCCCTGAACGTCACGGCGGCGGTGGCCGGGGACACGGTGACGGCCAGCACGGCGCTGTCCCCGAGCAGCCTCGGCCCGCGGGAGCTGAGCTGCACGGCCGCGGTGGCCACGGCGGCGCGGACGGCGCGGAGGCAGCTCCACGTTTACC GATTCCCCGCGCCTACCCTGGAGCTgagcccggccccggccgcggcGGGCAGCGAGGTGACGGTGACGTGCCACGCCGGGGCCACCGAGCCGCCGGCGGCGCGGCTGCAGCTCCGCGATGCGGACGGCGGGGTCCTGGCCGAGGGCCCGCAGCCCCGGCTGCAGCTCCGGCTGCTGGCCCGGCGCGACGACGACGGCCGCGAATTCCGGTGCCGGGCCAGCCTGGCGGTGGGCGACAGCGTGGTGACAAAGGACGCGGACGCGCGGCTGGCGGTGCTCT atctTCCCGAAATCCCGGCCAGCGGCTGCCCCGGCAACCGCACGTGGGTGCAGGGCGCGCTGGAAGCGCTGTCCTGCCGGGCCACCGGCAACCCCGCGCCCACCGTGGTGTGCGGCCGCGACGGCGTCGCCGTGGCCACCGCCGAGCCCGAGCCGGTGACCCGCTCCCGCGCGGGGACCTACCTGTGCAACGCCACCAACGCGCTGGGCACGCGCAGCCGCCGCGTCACCGTCCGCGTGGAGT ATGAGCCCACGCTGTCCGAGTCGGGGTGTCCGGCACGCCGGGTCTGGGTGGAGGGGCAGCGGCGGGAGCTGGAGTGTCGCGCCGACGGAGACCCCCCACCCAGCACGCGCTGTGCCCGCGACGGTGGCACCCGAGACGGTGGCACCCACCACGGAGGGGGCACCCGCGGCCGCGTGGTCACCCGGGCTGATGGCGGCCGCTACGTGTGCAGGGCCACCAACAGGCACGGGGTGGCCGTGCGGAGCGTCATTGTCACCGTGGAGT ACCAGCCGAGCCTCGGCGAGCGCGGCTGCCCCGAGCGGCGGCGGTGGCTGGAGGGGACCCCGGCCGAGCTGGGCTGCGCCGCCACCGGGAACCCCCCGCCCCGCGTCACCTGCGCCAAGCTGGGCGACCCCGCCAACGCCACCGAGCTGGGCGACAGCCAGGACCCCCCCCGGGCCACCCCCAACGTCACCCGAGCCCACGCGGGCACCTACCAGTGCCGGGCCACCAACGCGCACGGCTCCGCCGTCCGCAACGTCACCGTCGCCGTGGAGT ACGGCCCCGCCGGTGTCACCGTGCGCGTCCTGCCCTCCGCCAACGTCACCCGCGGCAGCGGCTTCACCGTGGACTGCGGCGCCGAGGGGGTCCCGGCGCCCACCTACACCTGGGCGCTGCCCCCCGCCCCCAACCTGCGCCTGGCCGCCGACAACCGCTCGGTCACGGTCACCGGGGCCACCACGGCCAACCGGGGCCTCTACACCTGCACGGCGAGCAACCGGCACGGCCGGCGGGCCGGGAGCGTCGTGGTGCGGGTGGACg AGAGCTGGCTGGCGCTGCTGGCGGCGCTGGGCGCGCTGGGCGCCGCGGCCGCGCTGGGGctggcggcgggcggcgggtACTACCTGAAGAGCACGGCGTGCAAGAAGGGCGAGTACAACGTGCGCGACGCCGAGGGCTCCTCCGAGGCCGCGTGCCTGCACCGGCACCGCGACCCCCGCGCCGAGGTGTTCGGCATCCAGCTGAGCCCGCCCTga